In Gimesia panareensis, the genomic window TCCGATGAAGTAACTTCCCGAGTCACCCATGAAGATTTTGGCCGGAGGCCAGTTGTGACAGAGGAATCCGGCAATGGATCCCGCGAGTACCAGTAATACACCAGCGACAAGCCAGCGCGGCTCGCCAGTGTAGCGGAGCATGATCATAGCAAAGAGGACCGCTGCGATCAGACCGATGCCCGAAGTGAGCCCATCCATGTTATCCAGGAAGTTCAGGGAATTGACGAGGACAATAATCCAGACAACCGTCAATGCCATGCCCACCCAGGGTTGCTGCACGAAAAGTGTCCCCCGCACACCACCCAGGACGAGTCCGATGGCGACGAGCAGTTGAATGATCAGACGCGGTTTCCAGGAAATATTGAATCTGTCATCGAGCAGTCCCATCACAGCGAGTACCGTTCCGCCTCCGAGAACCATCCAGAGCTGCTGAGAACGATACAGGACCCCTTCCAGGTGCGGGGTCAGTTCCCGCGGCAGCCAGGCAGGCGTGATCCCCGATTTCAGGATCAGGAAGGCGATTAACTGCGCGGAGGCGATGGGAATCACAACCCCCATCCAGATTCCGACTCCCCCGCCCAGTGGGGTGGGGGTGACATGCACTTTCCGGTGGGCCGGCTGGTCGATGAGTCCCCAGCGCGGTGCGAGTTTGCGCATGAGTGCCGTAGCCAGGAATGAAATTACAAAAGCAGGGACAGAGCAGGCAAATACAAAGAATAACATTACGGTGGACAATCAGACTTATGAAGAGAGTTCTTGCGAAATATGCATTAGTTTGGCTGAAGAACCGCTTTAGTGGTAGCCAAAAATGCATTTCTCCTCAGTTTTCGATTGATATATCTGGTGCAGGAACTACAGTTAAACTGACCTGTATAACCAGTGAGACCGCTAAGAATTCCGGAGCGTCCAGACAAAGTTAATGAATCCGTTATTTGAGGAAGAGTATCGATTTAATCAGGCCAGCCGTCCCAACTGGGACGCAGCAAAACAGCACCGTGAGACCGTCACCGGGAATCTGAAACGGCTACCCGGGGCACAAGGAGGGCGACTCTGTGTGCTGGGGGCGGGGAACTGTAACGATCTCGATCTGAAACAGTTGCTGCAGGTGTACAGTGAGGTTCATCTGGTCGATCTGGACCAGAGTGCGCTGGACTATGCCATTGAGGCTCAGGGTGTTTCCGGTGAGGCCGCAGTTGTCTGTCATGTGGGGGATCTGACCGGCGCTGGTCAGCAGCTGGCGGCACTGGCACAGGATGAAAATTCTTCTGAAGCAGTGCTGGATGAAATTCGGGAGCGTCTTTCGAGAACGACTCCTCTGGAGTTGCCCGGCCCATTTGATGTTGTCTGTTCCACCTGTATCCTGAGCCAGCTGATTCTGCAGGTCGTCAATGCGATCGGCGAGACCGATCCCCGCTTTGAAGAGTTGATGAAAGCGGTCCGCGCCCAGCATTACCGAACGGTCGTGGAACTGATCACTCCCGGAGGCGCTGGTTTCATTGTGAGCGATTTTGTTTCTTCAGAGTCGGCTGCGGATCTGAAGCAGGTGCCAGACTTTCAGTTCACGCAATATCTCTCGCAGCTGCTTTCCTCCCGCAATTTTTTTCATGGTGTGCATCCCGGTATTCTGCTGGCTCAACTGCAGGGGAATGCACCCCTGGCGCGACTGGTTCAGAACGTGGAGATGTTGCCCCCCTGGCGATGGGATCTCGGGGCGCGACAATATGCTGTGGCCGGGATCCGCTTTGAACGGATCCCGGAAGCCTGAGCAGCACCGGCAGTGAGTGTGTTACTGCTTCTTCTGTTTAGGAGCCCGTTTTTTCTGTGGAGTCCCGCTGTTCCGTGGTTTGAGATACAGGGACGGAGGATCTTTCTCGACCGAGCCTGTGTCATCAGGGACTTTGTACTGTTTCTGCAGGCGTTTGAGTTCCGTTTTGAGCTCTTTGACGATGGGGGCATAAGCGGGATCGTCGTACACGCTGCGCATTTCGTGGGGATCTTTTTCCAGGTCGTAGAGTTCCCATTCCCCGAGGTTATAGAAGTGAATCAGCTTATAGCGTTTAGTACGAACCCCGTTGTGCCGACGAACCATATGGGCTGAACGGCGGTCGTTGTAGAATTCGTAGTAGTGATAATACAGGCTCTTGCGCCAGTCCGTTTCATCACCTTTAAAGAGGGGCACCAGGCTGACCCCCTGCATGTCGGAGGGAATCGGCGCTCCAGCGATGTTCAGAAAGGTTTCCGCGAAATCGAGGTTGGAGACCAGGTCTTTGTTGACGCTGCCTGGTTTAATCACACCCGGCCAGCGGGCGAGCAGGGGCATCCGGTATGATTCCTCATACATGAAACGTTTATCGAACCAGCCGTGATCGCCGAGGTAGAAGCCCTGGTCAGAGGAGTACATTACGACCGTGTTTTCTGCCAGTCCGGACTGTTCCAGGTAGTCGAGCATTCGACCGACGTTTTCGTCGACCGAGGCGACGCAGCGGAGGTAGTCTTTCATGTACCGCTGATACTTCCAGCGGACCAGATCTTTCCCCTTCAGGTTGGCTTTGCGAAAGGCTTCGTTTTTGGGGTCGTAGGCAGCATTCCAGACCTTCAACTGCTCGGGAGTCAGGTTCTTGGGCGGCGTCAGTTTCAGGTCGAATTCGGTCATCGTCCGGGCGATGGTCATGTCCTGTTCTTTGGCAGCGGTGCCGCGGCCTTCGTAATTGTCGAACAGATTTTCAGGCTCCGGGATGGTGACATCATCGTACATGTGCAGATATTTGGGGCCGGGCTGCCAGTTGCGGTGCGGGGCCTTGTGCTGGAACATCAGCATGAAAGGTTTATCCTGATCACGCTGGTTCTTGAGGAAGTCGAGTGCCAGATCGGTGATGATGTCGGTGGTATAGCCTTCGTGTTTGACGCGCTTCCCGTTGCGAATCATGGGAGGATTATAGTACGGACCCTGGCCAACCAGAATTTCAGAGTAGTCAAATCCGGTGGGATCGGAGGCCAGATGCCACTTACCCACAATGGCGGTCTGGTAGCCCTGTTTGCGGAGCAGCTTGGGAAACGTCTGCTGAGAACCGTCGAACTTGTTGCCATTCTGCTTGAAGCCGTTGATGTGGCTGTGTTTTCCGGTGAGGATCACGGCGCGGCTGGGACCACAGATGCTGTTCGTACAGAAGCAGTTGTCAAACCGCATGCCTTCGCGGGCAATCCGATCCAGGTTTGGCGTCTGATTGACCTTCGAGCCGTAACAGCTCATTGCATGTGAAGCGTGATCGTCAGTGAAAATGAACAGGATGTTGGGGCGCTGTTTTGTGGCGGCAGCAAGCTTCTGCAGGCCGTGGCCTGTGAGTATCAGCTGGCTGCAGAACAGGCTTGCGATCAGGGTGAATGCAAAACGGCAAGGATGGGCTAAGAGCGGCTGCATGGGTTTCGTCCTCAATCTGGTGTATTCGCACGTGGGATCTGAATTCACGGTGTCTTTGGTTTCGTTTCTATCATGCAGGTTTATCGGGGGAAGTGCAAGTTGTCTCTGACGTTCAGGAGGGGGCGGAGGATGAGATATCAAAAACGGGTGATGTAGAAATTACAGTGTCAGCCACGGTAGAAAGTGCAGGAATTTCGATCCTTCGGATACGAAGGGAAAATTCTTTATTCTGAAAACTGTTGCCTGATCGAGAGATAGGTGAATTGAGCTGCCTGTCGAATCTGATTGGTATGGGGGTTGCATTTCAACTTTGGCATCGTGATTTGTGTCTCAGAGGATTGAGGCCTGTTTGGAAACTGACTGCAGCCGGGCAATGGATTGCTTGCCCCACCGGTTAAAAAAGGAATTGATCATGTTAGAAAACGTTTCTCCCAAAGTTGTACACAAGCTGATGGCCGCGGAAGGATACCTGGAACTGGGGATGCCGATTCAGGCTCTGGAGGCACTCTCCGCTGTCGATGAAGCGGGTCCGCTGGAAGCAATGCGTTTGTATCTGATCGGCGAATGCTATCTGCGTCAGGAACGCTACAACGAAGCGATTGAGCCCCTGCATCAGGCGGCCCGTCTGTTTCCGGTGATGGAGAGCCGCAAGGCCTGGAGTTCACTGAGTGAATGTTTTCGCCAGGGGGGGTATCACGAACTGGCCGAAGTGGCGTTGTTAACTGCAGAGGCTGTGGAGGAGATCGAAGCGACCTGCGAAGTTCTGCGAGTCCCCCGCGAGAAGTTTCCGCGCTGGGAGTGGATGGAACACTCTTCCCGGATGACGGGATCTACCGGTACCGACTGGCGAACTTTGCCCCGGATTGCCCGCTGAATTGATGAGAAAAACTCAGATTTTCTTTCTGGAAGCTGAGTGTGAAAAGTTTTTAAGTAACTGTTATTTAAGGAGTTGTGTGATTTAAACGGATTGCAAAATCATATTTGAGTTTCGCGATGTGTCAGCTATACTGCCGCTCCCAGTTGGATTTCTTAATCACTCTCAATTAAGTGATCCTGCTACCCGATACAGTGGTCTGGTCAATAGTTGATCGTGTCTGTATCACCTCCTGGTCCTGTTTCCGTCCTGGAATCGACCTTCCTTTCCCACAAAACAATATAGAATACCAGGCTTTGTTTTCCCGTGTGCGCATGGTGGAACCAGGGTTTGCGTACTGATATGCCTTTCACACAGTGTTCCGGGCTACTGTCTCTCGGTATTGACCGAACAGCCAGTGGAATCCGTGTGGACGAATTTTGTGCTGTACTCACGATCGCTGAAACTCATGTTTGATTCAATTCGGTTCTTCGACAACAGAATCTCGATCTGGTTGCTGATGTTGCTGCTTCCCTGCCTGAGCGGGTGCGGCAAGATGCTCAGCAACAGCGCGACCGAACAGTTACTGACCTCCGATGCCGTCGATCAGACGATCTCCCATATCGACCTCAGTTCGCTCTCGAACAAAAAAGTCTTCTTTGATACCTCTTATATCAAGAACATCAAAGGGGTCGGATTTGTGAACGGTGACTATATCATCAGTTCGTTGAGACAGCAAATCGTTGCTGCAAACTGCCTGATCCAGGAGAAGAAGGAAGACGCGGATTACATCATCGAAGCCCGTGTGGGAACGCTGGCGACCAACGGGCACGAAGTCAATTATGGGATCCCAGCCAGCAACATGCTGTCTTCAGCCGCATCCCTGATGCCAGCCGCCCCTGCGATTCCGACAATTCCGGAAATCTCTCTGGCGAAGAAGAGTAATCAGATTGCCGCAGCGAAGATCAGCGTGTTTGCCTACAACCAGAAGACGCGGGAACGGGTCTGGCAGTCCGGTGTGCTGCAGGCGAAGAGCGATGCCCGCAATACCTGGATTCTGGGAGCGGGTCCCTTCCAGCGGGGATCAATCTACCGGGATGGTGCTCAGTTTGCCGGCTCCAAAATTGAAATTCCCCTGGGAACAGGTGAAGATTTCAAAAACGCCTCTGCCGTGGATTATCTGGAACCTGCCCGTTTTGTCGAGACGGGAGAGGCAGAAGAAGAAGATCTGCCAGTAGCCAAGGATCGGAAAGTAAAGACCCTGGCGGAGTGGATCAAAGAAGAGTCCACCGAAAAAGAGAAGCAGCAGAAAAAACAGGAGGCGAAAGCCAAGCCGAAGAAAGAGTCTCAAGCCGCCACTGCGAAACCGGCTGAGAGTCAGACAACGAAATCTGCAGAATCACAGTCTGCCGGGACCAAAGAAAAACTTTCGCTGGAACCGGCAAAGATCAAAACCGTGCTCTTCCTGAAACCGGAGGAGGCCAACGGTCACAAAGACTGGATTCAGGGTGATACTTCACGGCTGTCAACGGTCTGGCCCAACGCTCCTCTAGCTGAGGGTGTGGACACGAAAGAGGCCCCTGCGGAAGAAAAGCTGGAATTGGAACAGATGTTTCGGAAAATTCCTGCCGAATAAGAGCCGTTTTTACGTATATAGTATCAGAGGCTTACCAGTGGGCCCTTAAGGCTGGTTTTTGTTTCCCTCCTCGTATGAGTGAACCGATCTCAATTTTCGCTTGTCTTATGAAAAGCCTTGTGGTTGTGCAACTTTGATCCAATTTGCCACCAGATTGATATCAGAGTGACCGCCAAAGTGGCACTGTCTCTTTAGGTAGTGCGACAGCCACGTGTTGTTAAGTCTTTGTTGTGAAATGATTTATGGGTTGATTTGCTGGTGGGAGGGAGAATTGGCACATTCTATGCGGTAAAATTGAACCAGACGGCCTCAAACAACGTTTCTCTAAGATGGGAATCGAATGTGAGTGGGCCAGGAGGTTTGTGATTTCCCCTGATATTCAACCAGCGTCATCACCAGTTGAAGGTGAAATGGGAGGTTATAATGATGATTCCTCGAATTCCTCAAAAAACTGTACGCAGACTCATCGCGGCAGAGGGTTATCTGGAACTGGGGATGCCCCATCAGGCACTCAGAGAACTGGATAAAGTCACAGATCCAGGATCCCTGACGGCGTCCTTTTCTTTTTTGCGAGGGGAATCTTTAAAACGGATTGGTCGTTACTCGGAGGCGATCAAGCCTTTACAATACGCGGCGGATTTACTGCCGATCCCGCACAGTCAACTCCCCTGGAAATCACTGGGAGCCTGTTACCGGGAAAGTGGCCAGGAAGAACTGGCTGATACAGCCGAACAGACGGCGGATGAAATCGCCTCGGAAGCAAATATTCATCTGCGATTTGAACCTTTGGGATCTCAATATAATCCAGTCGTGCATCATGAGGTGCATCTTACCATCAGTATCGAAGAGTCTCCGGAAGGAGAGCAGGCGGAGTCTGATGAAGATATCCTGCTCGAGAATGAAGAGACCGAAGACTTTGGAATCGACCCTGAAACAGAATAGATGTGATTTACTAGAAGTGGTTTCATAACTTATTAAGTAAGGTGAACACGCACGCGAGTTGTGCGAATCCTAAAAACAAATGACTGTATCGTTCATATCGTATTACCAGACGACGAAAGTTGAACAGCCAGCTGATGGTGCGTTCGACTTTCCAGCGGCGTCGATATCGCCGCAGAGCACGCCCGTCTTGCGTCGCTGGTTTCACACGGTTCTTGCGATGCGGACAGATCAGCTCTATCTGCCGTTCCGCCAGCTCTGTGCGCAGGGGATCGCTGTCGGCCGCACGATCATAAATCAGGCGATCGGGGTCGCGTGGCAAAACTCGCTGGTCCAGCAGGGATTCAATCAGCTTCACCTCTGCCGGAGAGGCACTGGCACGATCCAAAGCGAGAGGGAGCCCGTTTCCGTCGACCAGCAGCATAAGCTTGGTTCCCTTTCCCCGTTTTGTCTTTCCGACATCGGCGCCCCTTTTTTTGCGGGGCAGAATGTGCCATCCCCGAATGCTTCCGACCAGACAACCAGCTTCCGGCGGTCTAAGTGTTCGAGCAATCGCTGCCACGCTTCCAGGAAGACACCGTCTTCGGTCCATTCCTTGAAACGCCGCCAGCAGGTGCTGGGAGATGGTAAAAATGTTGGTAAATCTTTCCATCGGGCACCGGTCCTTAATACCCAAAGGATTCCTTCGAGGCACTCGCGGGCAGCCACTCTGGGCCGCCCTCCGGCTGCGTTTACCGGTGGTTCTGGAAACAGATCTTTGATCAGAAGCCATTGCTCGTCCGAGAGTTGTGGTTTTGGTTCCGTCCTGGACCCGGTAATGTTGCGACCTGTGGCAGGTCGTGACACGCGGGTCATGGTCATAATGAGACCTCCTTTCTGGGGAGGTACTCCTACAAATACTATACCAAACTGTTCACGTAATTTAGGGTTTTGAAACTACCTCTAACCATTGTTTAAGAAATAAGTTGCTGAGAATCTTCCCCACAGATTTACCACCTCAAGATTGAGAAGTCCGACCTGTTATAGTACCGTAGAGTCTGCGGTCTGGTGACAGGTCGTTTTTTTTGATCCTGCATTCTTATTAACGAGGTGGCGTGCATCATGCATGTACTGTTACGTTCCTGCCACGGACTGCTCTGCCTGTTTGCTCTCTGTTTTTTCTCCCTGACCAGTACCAATGTGTCCCAGTCTGCTGAGACGCGACCGAATATCGTGATGATTCTGGCGGATGATGTTTCCTGGAATGATCTGGGCTGCTACGGTCATCCTTCGATTCGTACCCCTAATCTGGATCGACTGGCTCAGGAAGGCCTGCGGTTTGATAATGCGTATCTCACGATCAGCAGTTGCAGCCCCAGTCGCTGCAGTGTGATCACAAGCCGCTATCCGCACAACACTGGTGCGCCGGAGCTGCATACTCCTTTGCCCGAAGGTCAGGTCCTGTTTCCCCAGTTGTTGCGCGACGCCGGTTATTACACGGTGATTTCAGGCAAGCAGCATATGGGCCCCTACGCTTTGACTTCTTTCGATCACGTTTCCAAAGGGAAAGGACCGGGGCGCGAAGAGGACTGGGTACCCATTCTCAAGAAACGTCCCCAAGATCAGCCGTTCTTCTGCTGGTTTGCTTCCACTGATGCCCACCGGGCCTGGCAGAAATCAAAAGAGTACCAGCCGCACCAGCCCGAGGATGTTGTCGTGCCTCCCTATCTGGTTGATTCTGCCGAGACGCGCAAAGATCTCGCCCAGTATTATGACGAAATCAGCCGCTTGGATTACTTTACTGGTCAAATCCTGGACGAACTGGACGCCCAGGGGATCGCTGATAACACTCTGGTGTTGTTCTTCGCAGATAATGGTCGTCCATTTCCCCGCTGTAAAACGCGACTGTATGACAGTGGCATCAAGACGCCGATGATGGTTCGCTGGCCGAAAGTGATCAAGCCGGGAACCGTGACGAAGAGCCTGGTCAGTACGATTGATCTGGGCCCCACTTTTCTGGAAGTGGCAGGCGTCAAAGCCGACCCGCGGATGCAGGGAGTCAGCTTCGAGAAACTGTTCAAGCATCCCGACGCGAAAGTCCGCGATTACGCGTTTGGCGAACACAACTGGCACGTCTTCAAGGCACACGAACGGATGGTTCGCTCTGGAGACTGGCTCTACATCAGGAATGCCATTCCGGGACAGCGGAATCTGTGCGTAGAATCGATCGAGTTTCCCTCTGGCGAAGTCTTGTGGGAACGTTTCGAAGCCGGGAAGTTGAAACCGAATCAGAAAGACGTCTTCCTCAAACCTCGGCCGCGGGAAGAACTGTATCAGGTCAGTAAAGATCCGCACCAGTTTCATAATCTGGCGGAAAAGCCCGAATACGCGAGCGAACTGGCCCGACTGCGCGGGGTGCTGGATCAGTGGTCAAAACAGACCGGGGATACGATTCCTGCCAATCCGAGCCCCGACCGTAACCAGCGTCCCGGGGAGCCAAAGCCTGGCGAGTTTGAACATCGCGAGATGCCCGGCGATGCCCGTAACGCGCAGAAGATCAACAATCCCGGCCCGGTACTGGCCGACTGAATCCGAGAGCGTCACCGAAAATATCCGGTCAGCAGTTCGACTCTGACCGTTGTGTAACCCGCGATAACGAAATTGACAACTTTGAGACTTTATTTTGGAGAGAAAGCATGAAACGTAATCAAGTATGGGGAATGACCCTGGCATTCCTGGCGAGCATCTGCCTGGCAGGTTCGCTGCAGGCCGGCGAAGAATCCGGCTGGGTGAAGCTGTTTAACGGCAAGAATCTGAACGGCTGGACGCAGCACAATGGAACGGCTACCTATAAAGTGGAAGATGGCACGATTGTGGGCACGACTTCTGAAGGAAGCCCCAACTCGTTCATGTGCACCAAGAAGAACTACGGCGATTTCGAACTGGAGTTCGAAGTGAAAGTCGCTGATGAATTGAACTCCGGCTGTCAGATTCGCAGCCAGCAGAAAGACGGCAACGGTCGCGTCAATGGTCCCCAGGTTGAGATCGAAGCCAGTGGTAAAAATGGTGCCGAAGCCGGTTATGTCTACGGTGAAGCAACCGGCCGGGGCTGGTTGACACCTGAAAAACGACTGAAACCTCACAAAGCTATGAAAGATGGCGAGTGGAACAAATTTCGAATCGTTGCCAAAGGTCCCCGGATTCAGACCTGGATCAACGGCAAACAGATCGAAGATCTGACGGATGAAGCGATTTACAAAA contains:
- a CDS encoding MraY family glycosyltransferase, which gives rise to MRKLAPRWGLIDQPAHRKVHVTPTPLGGGVGIWMGVVIPIASAQLIAFLILKSGITPAWLPRELTPHLEGVLYRSQQLWMVLGGGTVLAVMGLLDDRFNISWKPRLIIQLLVAIGLVLGGVRGTLFVQQPWVGMALTVVWIIVLVNSLNFLDNMDGLTSGIGLIAAVLFAMIMLRYTGEPRWLVAGVLLVLAGSIAGFLCHNWPPAKIFMGDSGSYFIGLILSTMTVLGTFYSGHSSAGDSEGARHVILAPLCILAIPLYDFCTVMIIRLKEGRSPFHADKSHFSHRLVELGLSKRDTVLTIHLATLTTGVGGLILYEVSTWNAALLIILMILCVLSIVTILENVGRKNRNE
- a CDS encoding IS5 family transposase (programmed frameshift) gives rise to the protein MTRVSRPATGRNITGSRTEPKPQLSDEQWLLIKDLFPEPPVNAAGGRPRVAARECLEGILWVLRTGARWKDLPTFLPSPSTCWRRFKEWTEDGVFLEAWQRLLEHLDRRKLVVWSEAFGDGTFCPAKKGAPDVGKTKRGKGTKLMLLVDGNGLPLALDRASASPAEVKLIESLLDQRVLPRDPDRLIYDRAADSDPLRTELAERQIELICPHRKNRVKPATQDGRALRRYRRRWKVERTISWLFNFRRLVIRYERYSHLFLGFAQLACVFTLLNKL
- a CDS encoding sulfatase family protein — its product is MQPLLAHPCRFAFTLIASLFCSQLILTGHGLQKLAAATKQRPNILFIFTDDHASHAMSCYGSKVNQTPNLDRIAREGMRFDNCFCTNSICGPSRAVILTGKHSHINGFKQNGNKFDGSQQTFPKLLRKQGYQTAIVGKWHLASDPTGFDYSEILVGQGPYYNPPMIRNGKRVKHEGYTTDIITDLALDFLKNQRDQDKPFMLMFQHKAPHRNWQPGPKYLHMYDDVTIPEPENLFDNYEGRGTAAKEQDMTIARTMTEFDLKLTPPKNLTPEQLKVWNAAYDPKNEAFRKANLKGKDLVRWKYQRYMKDYLRCVASVDENVGRMLDYLEQSGLAENTVVMYSSDQGFYLGDHGWFDKRFMYEESYRMPLLARWPGVIKPGSVNKDLVSNLDFAETFLNIAGAPIPSDMQGVSLVPLFKGDETDWRKSLYYHYYEFYNDRRSAHMVRRHNGVRTKRYKLIHFYNLGEWELYDLEKDPHEMRSVYDDPAYAPIVKELKTELKRLQKQYKVPDDTGSVEKDPPSLYLKPRNSGTPQKKRAPKQKKQ
- a CDS encoding DUF6655 family protein; this translates as MFDSIRFFDNRISIWLLMLLLPCLSGCGKMLSNSATEQLLTSDAVDQTISHIDLSSLSNKKVFFDTSYIKNIKGVGFVNGDYIISSLRQQIVAANCLIQEKKEDADYIIEARVGTLATNGHEVNYGIPASNMLSSAASLMPAAPAIPTIPEISLAKKSNQIAAAKISVFAYNQKTRERVWQSGVLQAKSDARNTWILGAGPFQRGSIYRDGAQFAGSKIEIPLGTGEDFKNASAVDYLEPARFVETGEAEEEDLPVAKDRKVKTLAEWIKEESTEKEKQQKKQEAKAKPKKESQAATAKPAESQTTKSAESQSAGTKEKLSLEPAKIKTVLFLKPEEANGHKDWIQGDTSRLSTVWPNAPLAEGVDTKEAPAEEKLELEQMFRKIPAE
- a CDS encoding 3-keto-disaccharide hydrolase; amino-acid sequence: MKRNQVWGMTLAFLASICLAGSLQAGEESGWVKLFNGKNLNGWTQHNGTATYKVEDGTIVGTTSEGSPNSFMCTKKNYGDFELEFEVKVADELNSGCQIRSQQKDGNGRVNGPQVEIEASGKNGAEAGYVYGEATGRGWLTPEKRLKPHKAMKDGEWNKFRIVAKGPRIQTWINGKQIEDLTDEAIYKTHPTGFIGLQVHGIKKGTGPYSVAWKNIRIKELD
- a CDS encoding sulfatase family protein, producing MHVLLRSCHGLLCLFALCFFSLTSTNVSQSAETRPNIVMILADDVSWNDLGCYGHPSIRTPNLDRLAQEGLRFDNAYLTISSCSPSRCSVITSRYPHNTGAPELHTPLPEGQVLFPQLLRDAGYYTVISGKQHMGPYALTSFDHVSKGKGPGREEDWVPILKKRPQDQPFFCWFASTDAHRAWQKSKEYQPHQPEDVVVPPYLVDSAETRKDLAQYYDEISRLDYFTGQILDELDAQGIADNTLVLFFADNGRPFPRCKTRLYDSGIKTPMMVRWPKVIKPGTVTKSLVSTIDLGPTFLEVAGVKADPRMQGVSFEKLFKHPDAKVRDYAFGEHNWHVFKAHERMVRSGDWLYIRNAIPGQRNLCVESIEFPSGEVLWERFEAGKLKPNQKDVFLKPRPREELYQVSKDPHQFHNLAEKPEYASELARLRGVLDQWSKQTGDTIPANPSPDRNQRPGEPKPGEFEHREMPGDARNAQKINNPGPVLAD
- a CDS encoding tetratricopeptide repeat protein, with product MMIPRIPQKTVRRLIAAEGYLELGMPHQALRELDKVTDPGSLTASFSFLRGESLKRIGRYSEAIKPLQYAADLLPIPHSQLPWKSLGACYRESGQEELADTAEQTADEIASEANIHLRFEPLGSQYNPVVHHEVHLTISIEESPEGEQAESDEDILLENEETEDFGIDPETE